From a region of the Coprococcus comes ATCC 27758 genome:
- the metA gene encoding homoserine O-acetyltransferase MetA, giving the protein MPIRVQNDLPVKEILEKENIFVMDENRAVHQDIRPIKIGLLNLMPLKEDTELQLLRSLSNTPLQVDIVFLAVKNHVSKNTSANHLNRFYENFENVKDQKFDGFIITGAPVEQMPFEEVDYWEELVEIMEWTKTHVTSTIHLCWGAQAALYYHYGINKVQLDKKLFGIFEHKVMNRKIPLVRGFDDVFYAPHSRHTDVPIEKIRADERLMILAESEKAGAYLIMAQNGRQIFVMGHPEYDRVTLDQEYKRDLSKGLPIEMPENYYPDNDSTQKPLLTWRAHGNCMYANWLNYYVYQATPYDMVGTPDFH; this is encoded by the coding sequence ATGCCAATTCGTGTACAGAATGACCTTCCGGTAAAAGAAATACTGGAAAAAGAAAATATATTTGTAATGGATGAGAACCGTGCGGTTCATCAGGACATCCGTCCGATCAAGATCGGACTTCTGAATCTTATGCCACTGAAAGAGGATACAGAACTTCAGCTTCTGCGCTCCCTTTCCAATACACCGCTGCAGGTTGACATTGTGTTTTTGGCAGTGAAAAATCATGTTTCAAAGAATACTTCAGCGAATCACCTGAACCGGTTTTATGAGAATTTTGAAAATGTAAAAGATCAGAAATTTGACGGATTTATCATAACCGGAGCACCGGTAGAGCAGATGCCTTTTGAAGAGGTGGATTACTGGGAAGAGCTTGTAGAGATCATGGAGTGGACAAAGACGCATGTTACTTCAACGATCCATCTCTGCTGGGGAGCACAGGCAGCACTTTATTATCATTATGGGATTAATAAAGTACAGCTGGACAAAAAGCTTTTCGGTATCTTTGAACATAAGGTTATGAACCGTAAGATTCCTCTGGTACGTGGATTTGATGATGTATTTTATGCACCGCATTCGAGACATACAGATGTGCCAATTGAGAAGATCCGTGCAGATGAGAGACTGATGATTCTGGCAGAGTCGGAAAAGGCAGGAGCATACCTTATCATGGCACAGAATGGAAGACAGATTTTTGTGATGGGACATCCGGAGTACGACCGGGTGACACTGGATCAGGAGTATAAGCGGGATCTGAGCAAAGGACTTCCGATTGAAATGCCGGAGAATTATTATCCAGACAATGACAGCACACAGAAGCCACTTCTTACATGGAGAGCACATGGTAACTGTATGTATGCAAACTGGCTGAATTACTATGTTTACCAGGCAACCCCGTATGATATGGTGGGGACACCGGATTTTCATTAG
- a CDS encoding AI-2E family transporter produces MEKKDNVEKGVSGKPEEKKSAAYYEKRPEFGNRGPSKILLHFRKGITFFLVIAACVIFYFLLLRIEDISVGVSKVIDVLKPILYGMVIAYLLNPIVKQIDRWLIPQLKKKMSQEKAKKVSRSVGVFAALVMLLALILALCNMLIPELYKSIRDMVQTLPGQISDMVTKIISIQKDTSPAGVMARNLLEKGSDALQNWIKQDLLTKVNEVMSNLTVGIINFVSEILNFLIGLIVSVYILFSKETFSAQSKKIVYAVFRTDHANMILHLTKKSNEIFGGFIIGKIIDSMIIGVLCFFGLTLLKMPYILLISVIVGVTNVIPFFGPYIGAIPSAVLILLNDPIKGLSFLIFILVLQQLDGNVIGPKILGNSTGLSAFWVVFSILLGGGLFGFVGMIMGVPTFAVVYYIITMLINHLLEKKKLPLQTSEYGEKSYVDDSGRFVGENPEENDTAVKNGENKKERK; encoded by the coding sequence ATGGAAAAAAAAGACAATGTAGAGAAAGGGGTTTCGGGGAAGCCGGAAGAGAAGAAATCGGCAGCGTATTATGAAAAGCGTCCGGAATTTGGTAACAGAGGGCCGTCAAAGATTTTGCTGCATTTCAGGAAGGGGATTACCTTTTTCCTTGTTATTGCGGCTTGTGTGATCTTTTATTTTCTGTTACTCCGAATAGAGGATATATCAGTAGGTGTCAGTAAAGTAATTGATGTGTTAAAGCCGATCCTATACGGAATGGTGATCGCATATTTGCTGAATCCGATCGTAAAGCAGATTGACCGGTGGCTGATTCCACAATTAAAAAAGAAAATGTCTCAGGAAAAGGCAAAGAAGGTTTCGCGTAGTGTCGGTGTTTTTGCAGCGCTGGTTATGCTGCTTGCTTTGATCCTGGCACTGTGCAATATGCTGATTCCGGAACTTTATAAAAGTATCCGTGACATGGTTCAGACTCTGCCGGGACAGATCAGTGATATGGTTACGAAGATCATAAGTATCCAGAAAGATACCAGTCCTGCCGGAGTCATGGCACGTAACCTGTTAGAAAAGGGATCGGATGCATTACAGAACTGGATCAAACAGGATCTTTTAACCAAGGTTAATGAAGTGATGTCAAACCTGACGGTTGGGATCATCAATTTTGTCAGTGAGATCCTGAATTTTCTGATTGGTCTTATTGTATCAGTCTATATTCTGTTCAGTAAGGAAACATTTTCCGCACAGAGTAAAAAGATCGTCTATGCAGTGTTCCGTACAGATCATGCCAATATGATCCTGCATCTGACAAAGAAAAGCAATGAGATTTTCGGTGGATTTATTATTGGAAAGATCATTGATTCTATGATTATCGGAGTGCTTTGCTTCTTTGGACTTACGCTCCTGAAGATGCCGTACATACTTTTGATCAGTGTAATCGTTGGTGTGACCAATGTCATTCCTTTCTTCGGACCGTATATCGGTGCTATTCCGAGTGCCGTTCTGATTTTGCTGAATGATCCGATCAAGGGCTTGTCTTTCCTGATCTTCATTCTTGTGCTGCAGCAGCTTGATGGAAATGTGATCGGACCGAAGATTTTGGGCAATTCGACCGGATTATCTGCATTCTGGGTTGTATTTTCAATCCTGCTCGGAGGCGGTCTGTTTGGATTTGTAGGAATGATCATGGGCGTACCTACATTTGCAGTAGTTTATTATATTATTACAATGCTGATCAATCATTTGCTGGAGAAGAAAAAGCTTCCGCTTCAGACTTCGGAATATGGGGAAAAGAGTTATGTGGATGATAGCGGAAGATTTGTCGGAGAAAATCCGGAAGAAAATGATACAGCGGTAAAAAACGGGGAAAATAAAAAAGAGAGGAAGTAA
- a CDS encoding DUF1540 domain-containing protein, translated as MPELKCTVQTCMHNKDFYCDLNAITVGGKSARKAAETSCDSFEERKSGTYSNVTGEAGPTSKIDCKATECQYNKECQCHAGKISVEGSKACSCDETECATFSCGCA; from the coding sequence ATGCCTGAATTAAAATGTACAGTACAGACATGTATGCACAACAAAGATTTTTATTGTGATCTGAACGCAATTACGGTGGGAGGAAAATCTGCACGGAAAGCTGCAGAGACAAGCTGTGACAGCTTTGAAGAAAGAAAAAGCGGCACCTACAGTAATGTGACTGGTGAGGCGGGTCCGACAAGCAAGATCGACTGCAAGGCCACGGAGTGCCAGTATAATAAGGAATGCCAGTGCCATGCAGGAAAGATCAGTGTGGAGGGCAGCAAGGCATGCAGCTGTGATGAGACGGAATGTGCAACTTTCAGTTGTGGATGTGCGTAG
- the thrS gene encoding threonine--tRNA ligase — MKITLKDGSSKEYAQSMSVIDIAKDISEGLARVATAGEVDGEVVDLRTVIDKDCELNILTFNDEKGKGAFRHTTSHIMAQAIKRLYPDTKLAIGPSIEDGFYYDIDRETPLVAEDLEKIEAEMKKIVKEDLPIKQYTMPRAEAIAYFKEKDEPYKVELIEDLPEDSVISFYSQGEFTDLCAGPHLMSTKPVKAFKLTSLAGAYWRGSEKNKMLQRVYGTSYPKKAELEEYLHMMEEAKKRDHRKLGKELGLFMMREEGPGFPFFLPKGMELKNQLLDYWREIHKKAGYVEISTPIMLSRHLWETSGHWDHYKDNMYTTVIDDEDFAIKPMNCPGGILVYESEPRSYRDLPLRMGELGLVHRHEKSGQLHGLMRVRCFTQDDAHIFMTPEQVRDEIKGVVKLINEVYSLFGFKYHVELSTRPEDSMGSDEDWDMATEALRGALDDLGLPYVVNEGDGAFYGPKIDFHLEDSIGRTWQCGTIQLDFQLPLRFNLEYTGADGEKHRPIMIHRVIFGSIERFIGILIEHFAGAFPTWLAPVQVKVLPISDKYMDYAQKVLDELNNSGVRAEIDTRAEKIGYKIREAQMKKIPYMLVVGAKEEEDGLVSIRSRFEGDEGQKSLTDFLAAIKMEIQAKTAREVKKEDDK, encoded by the coding sequence ATGAAAATCACATTAAAAGATGGATCAAGCAAAGAATATGCACAGAGCATGTCTGTAATTGATATTGCAAAAGATATCAGTGAAGGACTTGCAAGGGTTGCAACAGCAGGAGAAGTTGACGGAGAAGTTGTTGATTTAAGAACTGTGATCGACAAAGACTGTGAGCTGAACATTCTTACATTCAATGATGAAAAAGGAAAAGGTGCATTCCGTCACACAACATCTCACATTATGGCACAGGCAATCAAGAGACTGTATCCGGATACAAAACTTGCGATCGGACCTTCAATTGAAGACGGATTCTATTATGATATTGACCGTGAGACTCCGCTTGTAGCAGAAGACCTGGAAAAGATCGAAGCTGAGATGAAGAAAATCGTTAAAGAAGATCTTCCAATTAAACAGTATACAATGCCAAGAGCGGAAGCAATCGCATATTTTAAAGAAAAAGATGAACCATATAAAGTGGAACTGATCGAAGACCTTCCGGAAGATTCCGTAATCAGCTTCTATTCACAGGGAGAATTTACAGATCTTTGTGCAGGACCTCACCTGATGAGCACAAAACCGGTAAAAGCATTCAAACTTACAAGCCTTGCAGGAGCTTACTGGCGCGGAAGTGAAAAGAATAAGATGCTTCAGAGAGTTTATGGTACTTCCTATCCGAAGAAAGCAGAGCTTGAAGAATATCTGCATATGATGGAAGAAGCAAAGAAGCGTGACCATAGAAAACTTGGAAAAGAACTTGGACTTTTCATGATGAGAGAAGAAGGACCGGGATTTCCATTCTTCCTTCCAAAAGGAATGGAACTGAAGAACCAGCTGCTTGATTACTGGAGAGAGATTCACAAAAAAGCCGGCTATGTTGAAATTTCAACACCGATTATGTTGAGCCGCCATCTCTGGGAAACATCAGGACATTGGGATCACTACAAAGACAATATGTATACAACTGTGATCGATGATGAAGATTTCGCTATCAAACCAATGAACTGCCCGGGAGGAATTCTTGTATATGAATCTGAACCACGTTCATACCGTGACCTTCCGCTTCGTATGGGAGAACTCGGACTGGTTCACCGTCATGAAAAATCAGGACAGCTTCATGGACTGATGCGTGTAAGATGCTTTACACAGGATGATGCACATATCTTCATGACACCAGAGCAGGTACGTGATGAGATCAAAGGCGTTGTAAAACTGATCAATGAAGTTTACAGCCTGTTTGGATTTAAATACCATGTGGAGCTTTCTACAAGACCGGAGGACAGCATGGGAAGTGATGAAGATTGGGATATGGCTACTGAAGCTCTTCGTGGCGCATTGGACGATCTGGGACTTCCATATGTAGTAAATGAAGGAGATGGAGCGTTCTACGGACCGAAGATCGACTTCCATCTGGAAGATTCTATCGGAAGAACATGGCAGTGTGGAACCATCCAGCTTGATTTCCAGCTTCCGCTCAGATTTAACCTTGAATACACAGGAGCAGATGGTGAGAAACATCGTCCGATCATGATCCATCGTGTAATCTTCGGATCGATCGAAAGATTTATCGGTATCCTGATCGAGCATTTTGCAGGGGCATTCCCGACATGGCTTGCACCGGTACAGGTTAAGGTGCTTCCGATTTCAGACAAATATATGGATTATGCACAGAAGGTTCTGGATGAACTGAATAATTCAGGTGTTCGTGCAGAAATTGATACACGTGCAGAGAAGATCGGATACAAGATACGTGAAGCACAGATGAAGAAGATCCCGTATATGCTGGTTGTCGGAGCAAAAGAAGAAGAGGACGGACTGGTATCTATAAGAAGCCGTTTTGAAGGGGATGAAGGACAGAAGTCACTGACGGACTTTCTTGCAGCAATCAAGATGGAGATCCAGGCCAAAACAGCAAGGGAAGTAAAAAAAGAAGACGATAAATAG
- a CDS encoding aldo/keto reductase translates to MESIYDCFKLNNDMKIPCVGFGTYKAAEGNNVEVLKTAIEAGYRYFDTASFYQTEDFLGQAIRESNLPREDFFLVSKMWKDEMGYQQTKDALEKSLKRLGTDYLDIYLIHWPRPSADCENWKELDLETWRAMEELQKEGKIRGLGLSNFLPHHIKNILENGTVKPVVNQLELHPGYMQQAAVQYCKEHGIQMQAWSPIGRRRILEDGLILELAGKYQVSPAQLCLRFLLQNDIIPLPKSSSMERMKQNMDLFHFEISEEDVSRLATMPQAGWSGEHPDPELAQKNVV, encoded by the coding sequence ATGGAAAGTATTTACGATTGTTTCAAGCTGAACAATGATATGAAAATCCCATGCGTTGGTTTTGGAACTTACAAAGCAGCAGAAGGGAATAACGTAGAGGTTTTAAAGACTGCCATAGAAGCGGGATATCGCTATTTTGATACTGCATCCTTTTATCAGACCGAAGATTTTTTAGGGCAGGCGATCCGTGAAAGCAATCTTCCAAGAGAGGATTTTTTCCTTGTATCCAAGATGTGGAAAGATGAAATGGGATATCAGCAGACAAAGGATGCATTAGAAAAGAGTCTGAAAAGACTTGGTACCGATTATCTGGACATCTATCTGATCCACTGGCCAAGACCGTCGGCTGACTGTGAGAACTGGAAAGAACTGGATCTTGAGACCTGGAGGGCGATGGAAGAACTTCAGAAAGAAGGAAAAATCCGGGGACTTGGACTCAGCAATTTTCTTCCGCACCATATTAAGAACATTCTGGAGAATGGAACAGTAAAACCAGTTGTCAACCAGCTGGAACTGCATCCGGGTTATATGCAGCAGGCTGCTGTGCAGTATTGTAAAGAGCATGGTATTCAGATGCAGGCATGGAGCCCGATCGGAAGACGGCGGATTCTGGAAGATGGACTGATCCTTGAACTTGCCGGAAAGTATCAGGTTTCACCGGCGCAGCTGTGTCTGAGATTCCTGCTTCAGAATGATATCATTCCGCTTCCGAAATCATCTTCGATGGAGCGGATGAAACAGAATATGGATCTGTTCCATTTTGAGATCAGCGAAGAGGATGTATCGAGACTGGCAACTATGCCACAGGCAGGATGGTCAGGAGAACATCCGGATCCGGAGCTTGCACAGAAAAATGTTGTATAA